Proteins found in one Sporosarcina sp. FSL K6-3457 genomic segment:
- a CDS encoding GDSL-type esterase/lipase family protein, protein MQKSIMKFRILFALALVFQLIALPISSFAQQAEATTPIEYLSLGDSLAYGQDSNDDYGKGYPDFLAEILEEANLLKSYNNDFSFPGFTTDDVLNGLKEKAELRELVKSADFITLSAGANDLFAYFKLDKSTGKIDYNLVELLGAVQQVRVNYHSILQEIYTINPKAQVYIMGGYNPFPYITDPTLKPLVGQLVGQLNGAIQQGITGTTAVFVPTAEIIDENFTHYLPNPSNVHLSEAGYQRVAEQFNSYLQDNYPWTSEIKYKEIPKEGTFSSDKYWTISLSKAVDITTIEPTTIYVHDAEANVVPAILEGEGQKIIVRAPESGYAPGTYTLYVTTGLKDHQNNNLKEPVKMTFEIE, encoded by the coding sequence ATGCAAAAATCAATCATGAAGTTTCGAATTCTATTTGCATTGGCACTTGTATTTCAATTAATCGCTTTACCAATCAGCTCATTTGCCCAACAAGCAGAGGCAACAACACCTATCGAGTATTTGTCGCTGGGTGATTCCCTGGCATATGGACAAGACTCGAACGATGACTATGGCAAGGGCTATCCAGATTTTCTTGCAGAAATACTAGAGGAGGCCAATCTATTAAAATCGTATAATAACGATTTTTCTTTCCCTGGCTTTACAACAGATGATGTTTTAAATGGACTGAAGGAAAAAGCTGAACTTCGCGAACTTGTTAAATCAGCAGATTTTATTACACTAAGTGCGGGGGCTAATGACTTATTTGCTTATTTTAAACTTGATAAAAGTACAGGGAAAATAGACTATAATCTTGTGGAATTATTAGGGGCTGTCCAGCAAGTCCGTGTCAATTATCACTCAATTTTACAAGAAATCTACACTATCAATCCAAAAGCTCAAGTATATATTATGGGAGGCTACAATCCGTTTCCCTATATTACAGATCCTACGTTAAAACCACTCGTTGGACAGCTAGTAGGCCAGCTAAATGGAGCCATTCAACAAGGAATAACAGGAACAACAGCCGTTTTTGTCCCAACAGCTGAAATCATAGATGAAAACTTTACACATTATCTACCAAATCCATCAAATGTTCATCTTAGTGAGGCAGGCTATCAGCGAGTAGCTGAACAATTCAACAGCTACCTACAAGACAATTATCCATGGACTTCGGAAATTAAGTATAAAGAAATACCGAAAGAAGGAACTTTTTCGAGCGATAAGTATTGGACGATATCACTATCAAAAGCAGTGGATATAACAACTATAGAACCGACTACTATCTATGTACATGATGCAGAGGCTAATGTTGTTCCGGCTATTCTTGAAGGTGAAGGACAAAAAATTATCGTTCGAGCTCCTGAGTCAGGTTATGCACCAGGTACCTATACGCTTTATGTCACAACAGGTTTGAAAGATCACCAAAATAATAATTTGAAAGAACCAGTTAAAATGACATTTGAAATTGAGTGA
- the metA gene encoding homoserine O-acetyltransferase MetA — translation MPINIPKQLPAGELLKKEKIFVMDEERATSQDIRPMNIIILNLMPEKERTELQLLRLLGNTPLQVDVTFMNMATHESKNVSKSHLDKFYTTFEHIKHRRFDGMIITGAPIEHLQFEDVNYWDEMKEIMDWSKDNVTSVLHICWGAQAALYHHYGIDKFDLPKKCSGVFTHRLSDPTINLARGFNDEFRAPHSRYTAVSVEEIENDPRLHLLAKSEDAGAFIIISNDAKHIMITGHFEYDATTLAEEYARDLQKGIHIDPPVNYFPNNDPNEEPLNTWRSHTHLLFSNWLNYYVYQETPYVWE, via the coding sequence ATGCCAATCAACATACCTAAACAATTGCCGGCAGGAGAATTATTGAAAAAGGAAAAAATATTTGTCATGGATGAGGAGCGCGCGACGTCCCAAGACATTCGTCCAATGAATATTATTATTTTGAATTTAATGCCAGAAAAAGAACGCACAGAGCTACAGCTTTTACGCTTATTAGGCAATACACCGTTACAAGTGGATGTGACGTTTATGAACATGGCCACCCATGAATCGAAAAACGTTAGCAAGTCACACCTAGACAAATTTTACACAACATTTGAGCACATCAAACATCGTCGTTTTGATGGCATGATTATTACAGGAGCGCCGATTGAGCATTTGCAATTTGAAGATGTGAATTATTGGGATGAAATGAAGGAGATTATGGACTGGTCAAAAGACAATGTGACGTCTGTGCTGCATATTTGTTGGGGCGCACAAGCAGCATTGTATCACCATTATGGAATTGATAAATTTGATTTGCCGAAGAAGTGCTCAGGTGTATTTACACATCGTTTATCTGACCCGACAATCAATTTAGCACGTGGATTTAATGATGAATTTAGAGCGCCACACTCACGTTATACAGCTGTTTCAGTGGAGGAAATCGAAAATGATCCGCGCTTGCATTTACTGGCCAAGTCTGAGGATGCTGGTGCGTTTATCATCATTTCCAACGATGCAAAACATATTATGATCACGGGTCATTTTGAGTACGATGCAACGACGCTGGCAGAAGAATACGCACGTGATCTTCAAAAAGGTATCCATATTGATCCGCCGGTAAACTATTTTCCAAATAATGATCCAAATGAAGAGCCATTAAATACATGGCGTTCACATACTCATCTGCTATTCTCTAACTGGTTGAATTATTATGTCTATCAAGAAACACCGTATGTTTGGGAGTAA
- a CDS encoding PepSY domain-containing protein, whose protein sequence is MTHQNRQDQHQYWSNHWQNPQYRRITIDQAMAIALQRVPGQVVKAELDYDDGVLVYEIDIRTAEGHKYEVKIDANTGAILRVKLD, encoded by the coding sequence TTGACGCATCAAAATCGGCAAGATCAGCATCAATACTGGTCTAATCATTGGCAAAACCCACAATACCGTAGGATTACTATCGACCAAGCGATGGCGATTGCCTTGCAACGTGTACCAGGTCAAGTTGTAAAAGCGGAACTGGATTATGATGATGGCGTGTTAGTTTATGAAATTGATATTAGAACAGCAGAAGGTCATAAGTATGAAGTGAAAATTGACGCGAATACAGGGGCCATTCTTAGAGTAAAACTCGATTAA